A window of Ignavibacteriales bacterium contains these coding sequences:
- a CDS encoding ABC transporter ATP-binding protein: MLKIERILSTLFGNLSHLKKYFVRYKTKLVLGIIFILGSNLANVYIPLNVKQGIDSLSKQHDIQVIINLVILLLVAATISNVFRFFIRQTIIVVSREIEFDLRQDFWTHIQKLPLRFFQNNSTGNIMSHATNDISAVRMYVGPAVMYTIDNGIKFILTFAVMISLSPLLTLYALMPLPLLSFVVYIVMKKMHVKYTRIQEKISDLTTKAQENFSGIRVIKSYEREDHEIKEYTKESAEYLNCKMDQVKLQALFMPVFFIIAGLSAIIVVLAGGNMVINKTLSIGVIVAFMLFLVDLIWPMISFGWVANMIQQADASMKRLLKILNEPYEISNEDTDNSIQEIKGDIEFKNVSFRYSENLPWILKNLSFKIKHGQTIAFIGNTGVGKTSLINLLPRLYDVTEGQVMVDGNDVRKIPLEVLRKNIGMVPQETFLFSDTLEKNILYGLDAENQSLVDKVSEISQLSKDVFAFPLGYQTILGERGITLSGGQKQRSTLARALAIDPKILILDDSFSAVDTNTEEEILKKLKDFMNDRTSIIISHRISTVKDSDKIFVIDQGEIVEEGNHEQLVAKGGIYSELNAKQLLEKELLEMN; this comes from the coding sequence TTGTTAAAGATAGAAAGGATTCTTTCAACTTTGTTTGGCAATCTCTCCCATCTTAAAAAATATTTTGTTAGATATAAAACCAAGTTGGTGCTAGGAATTATTTTTATTCTCGGCTCTAATCTTGCAAACGTTTATATACCTTTAAATGTAAAACAAGGAATTGATTCGCTTAGCAAACAACATGATATTCAAGTAATTATCAACCTAGTTATTCTTTTGTTAGTAGCCGCAACCATCAGCAATGTTTTCCGTTTTTTTATTCGTCAAACAATAATTGTTGTTTCCAGAGAAATTGAATTCGATCTCCGGCAGGACTTTTGGACGCACATCCAAAAACTTCCATTAAGATTTTTCCAAAACAATTCTACCGGAAACATTATGTCTCATGCAACGAACGATATAAGCGCAGTTCGTATGTATGTTGGTCCGGCGGTTATGTACACAATTGATAACGGAATTAAATTTATTCTAACTTTTGCCGTAATGATTTCTCTTAGCCCGCTCCTAACACTTTATGCTCTTATGCCTTTGCCGCTTCTCTCGTTTGTGGTATACATCGTAATGAAAAAAATGCATGTAAAATACACAAGGATACAAGAAAAAATTTCAGATCTTACAACTAAAGCTCAAGAAAACTTTTCCGGTATAAGAGTAATAAAATCCTATGAGAGAGAAGATCATGAAATAAAAGAATACACAAAAGAGAGTGCAGAATATCTAAATTGTAAAATGGATCAAGTAAAACTTCAAGCGCTGTTCATGCCTGTCTTTTTTATAATAGCCGGACTTTCGGCAATTATTGTAGTCTTAGCCGGCGGAAATATGGTGATCAACAAAACTTTGAGCATTGGCGTAATAGTAGCATTTATGTTGTTTCTGGTAGATTTAATTTGGCCGATGATTTCTTTCGGTTGGGTTGCTAATATGATCCAGCAGGCAGATGCAAGTATGAAGCGCCTGTTAAAAATATTAAATGAACCTTACGAAATTTCTAATGAGGATACCGATAATAGCATACAAGAAATTAAAGGTGATATTGAATTTAAGAATGTTTCTTTCCGTTACTCGGAAAATTTACCGTGGATACTTAAGAACTTAAGTTTTAAAATAAAACATGGTCAGACAATTGCATTTATCGGCAATACAGGTGTAGGTAAAACAAGTTTGATAAATCTTTTACCGCGTCTGTACGATGTTACTGAAGGTCAGGTAATGGTAGACGGAAATGATGTGAGAAAGATTCCACTTGAAGTATTAAGAAAAAATATCGGTATGGTTCCTCAAGAAACTTTTCTCTTCTCGGATACATTAGAAAAAAATATTCTTTATGGATTAGATGCTGAGAATCAATCTCTTGTTGATAAAGTTTCCGAGATCTCACAATTATCAAAAGATGTGTTTGCTTTTCCGCTTGGCTACCAAACAATTCTAGGTGAACGGGGAATTACACTTTCAGGAGGACAGAAACAACGCTCCACACTTGCACGTGCATTAGCCATTGATCCTAAGATTTTAATTTTAGATGATTCATTCTCCGCAGTTGATACAAATACTGAAGAAGAAATATTAAAGAAGTTGAAAGATTTTATGAATGATCGAACAAGCATAATCATAAGCCATAGAATTTCAACTGTTAAAGATTCCGATAAGATTTTTGTGATTGATCAAGGAGAAATTGTTGAAGAAGGAAATCACGAACAGTTGGTTGCCAAGGGCGGAATTTATTCTGAACTCAACGCAAAACAGTTATTAGAAAAAGAACTTTTGGAAATGAACTAG
- the serS gene encoding serine--tRNA ligase, with protein MLDVKFIREKPEAVRQGLLNKNEKDIVNEVLALDEQRRSFISKTEDLKAKKNQVSAQIPQMKKAGQDTSSVFAEMKRVGDEVALLDGQLRDVEEKLENILRHTPNLAHSSVPIGKTAEDNVEVRQWLPKEFSYKNDFKVLDHVELGKKLRILDFERGTKISGSGFPLYMRKGATLERALINFMLDTHLKDHGYSEIFPPILVNRESMKGTGQIPKLEDDMYFIEKDGLYPVPTAEVPITNIHRDEILAEKDLPIKYVGYSPCFRREAGSYGKESKGFLRVHQFNKVEMVKFSKPENSYDELELMVKDAEDILHALNIPYRILLLCTGDLSFSAAKCYDIETWSPAENKWLEASSCSNFEAFQARRANIRYRKEETKKPEFVHTLNGSGLATSRLMVSLLENYQTPEGKIIVPKALQKYTGFEVIG; from the coding sequence ATGTTAGATGTAAAATTTATTCGTGAGAAGCCGGAAGCAGTTAGACAAGGACTTCTAAATAAAAACGAAAAAGATATTGTTAATGAAGTTCTTGCTCTTGATGAACAACGAAGATCGTTCATATCAAAAACGGAAGATCTAAAAGCAAAGAAGAATCAAGTCTCAGCGCAAATTCCGCAAATGAAAAAAGCAGGACAAGATACATCATCGGTATTTGCAGAAATGAAACGAGTCGGTGATGAAGTTGCTTTGCTAGATGGCCAGCTTCGCGATGTTGAAGAAAAGTTGGAAAATATTTTACGTCATACACCGAACTTAGCTCATTCGTCTGTACCAATTGGAAAAACCGCAGAAGATAATGTTGAAGTCCGTCAGTGGTTACCAAAAGAATTCTCGTACAAAAATGATTTCAAGGTTTTGGATCATGTTGAACTTGGTAAGAAACTTAGAATTTTGGATTTCGAAAGAGGAACCAAAATTTCCGGTTCGGGATTTCCTTTATACATGAGAAAAGGTGCTACGCTTGAACGTGCACTTATTAATTTTATGCTGGATACTCATTTGAAAGATCACGGTTATTCGGAAATTTTTCCGCCGATTCTTGTTAACAGAGAATCAATGAAAGGAACGGGACAAATTCCGAAGTTGGAAGATGATATGTATTTTATCGAGAAGGACGGTTTGTATCCGGTTCCAACCGCTGAAGTACCGATAACAAATATTCATCGTGATGAAATTCTTGCGGAAAAAGATCTACCAATTAAATATGTAGGTTACTCTCCGTGTTTTAGAAGAGAAGCCGGTTCATACGGAAAAGAATCAAAAGGATTTTTGCGTGTTCATCAATTCAATAAAGTTGAGATGGTAAAATTTTCCAAACCGGAAAATTCTTATGACGAATTGGAATTAATGGTAAAAGATGCTGAAGATATTTTACATGCATTAAATATTCCTTATAGAATTTTATTATTATGTACTGGTGATTTAAGTTTTTCGGCTGCAAAATGTTATGATATAGAAACATGGTCTCCGGCAGAAAACAAATGGCTTGAAGCATCATCATGCAGCAACTTTGAAGCATTCCAGGCGCGCAGGGCGAACATTAGATACAGAAAAGAAGAAACGAAGAAACCGGAATTTGTACATACTCTTAACGGAAGCGGTTTGGCAACGAGCCGATTAATGGTTTCTTTACTTGAAAATTATCAGACTCCGGAGGGGAAAATAATTGTTCCCAAAGCGTTACAAAAATATACCGGATTTGAAGTAATAGGATAA
- the leuS gene encoding leucine--tRNA ligase: MKYPFEEIELKWQKFWKEKKVYKTDLTNAEKKLYCLVMFIYPSAAKMHIGHWYNYGPTDSYARFKKLKGFNVFEPIGYDAFGLPAENYAIKTGVHPKDSTLQNINDIRVMVKRMGGMYDWDAELMTCVPEYYRWNQWLFLQLYKKGLAYRKNAPVNWCPSCQTVLAHEQVLNDGTCERCGTTVEQKNLTQWFFKITNYAEELLDGLNKIDWPEKTKLMQTNWIGKSIGAEVNFKIDDSDDQIKIFTTRPDTLFGATYMVLAPEHPLVEKLTTKEFKEKVEAYKDSIKSMTEIDRTSTVKEKTGIQTGAFAINPVNGKKIPIWIADYVLMTYSTGAIMAVPGQDERDWEFAKKFNLPIVRTVQPPDDFVGEAFLGDGPAINSDFLNGLYVDDAKKKIIKWLEEKKIGKSTINYRLRDWLISRQRYWGTPIPIIHCEKCGEVPVPEDQLPVVLPYNVNFKPDGGSPLAGNKEFVHVKCPKCNSNAKRDVDTMDTFVDSSWYYLRYLNPKYDKGMFDPDLAKTWTPVDTYVGGAEHAVMHLLYARFIHKFLRDIGLVNSDEPFQKLIHQGTITNQGAKMSKSKDNVVDPNALLNQYGSDVFRMYLMFMGPYELGGDWSDKGIVGVDRFVQRTYTMFEAHKNLAKENPAKEKYDLNELNDNEKNIYRKTNQTLEKVGIEIEHFRFNTAVASLMELLNGLKNLSECTKDLQTYTLERFAIMVSALAPHLGEECWQLLGKEKSVFENPVWFDVDKNALSVDIITIIVQINGKVRSKIDLAVNTSEADVKKAVFADEKVKSYTDGKEIVKEIYVPNKIYNIVVK, translated from the coding sequence ATGAAGTATCCTTTTGAAGAAATCGAATTAAAGTGGCAGAAATTTTGGAAAGAGAAGAAAGTCTATAAGACCGACTTAACCAATGCTGAGAAAAAACTCTACTGCCTTGTTATGTTTATATATCCATCCGCTGCTAAAATGCATATCGGGCACTGGTATAATTACGGACCGACAGATTCATATGCACGGTTCAAAAAGTTAAAAGGATTTAATGTTTTTGAACCGATCGGTTATGATGCATTTGGTCTTCCTGCAGAAAATTATGCTATCAAAACCGGCGTTCACCCTAAAGACAGTACGTTGCAAAACATAAATGATATACGTGTAATGGTTAAACGGATGGGTGGAATGTATGATTGGGATGCGGAGTTAATGACTTGCGTTCCCGAATATTACAGATGGAATCAGTGGCTCTTTTTACAGCTATACAAAAAAGGATTAGCGTACAGAAAAAATGCACCCGTAAATTGGTGTCCTTCCTGCCAAACAGTTCTTGCGCATGAACAAGTATTAAATGATGGAACCTGCGAAAGATGCGGAACAACTGTTGAGCAGAAAAATCTTACTCAATGGTTTTTTAAGATTACCAATTATGCCGAAGAACTTCTTGATGGTTTGAATAAAATTGACTGGCCCGAAAAAACAAAACTGATGCAAACCAATTGGATTGGTAAAAGCATCGGCGCAGAAGTCAATTTTAAAATTGACGACAGCGATGATCAGATAAAAATTTTTACTACAAGACCTGATACACTCTTCGGTGCAACATATATGGTGTTAGCACCTGAACATCCGCTTGTTGAAAAACTTACTACAAAGGAATTCAAAGAAAAAGTTGAAGCATACAAAGACTCAATAAAATCAATGACTGAAATTGACCGCACATCAACTGTTAAAGAGAAGACGGGAATTCAAACCGGTGCGTTTGCAATTAATCCGGTTAACGGTAAAAAAATTCCAATCTGGATTGCTGATTACGTATTAATGACTTACAGTACCGGTGCAATTATGGCTGTACCCGGGCAGGATGAACGCGATTGGGAATTTGCTAAGAAGTTCAATCTTCCGATTGTCAGAACTGTTCAACCACCGGATGATTTTGTAGGTGAAGCATTTTTGGGTGATGGTCCTGCTATCAACAGCGATTTTCTAAACGGTCTTTATGTTGATGATGCAAAGAAAAAAATAATTAAGTGGCTTGAAGAAAAGAAAATTGGAAAAAGTACAATTAACTATCGTCTTCGTGATTGGCTGATTTCCCGACAAAGATATTGGGGAACGCCGATACCAATTATCCATTGCGAAAAGTGCGGTGAGGTTCCTGTTCCCGAAGATCAATTGCCAGTTGTTCTCCCTTATAATGTAAATTTCAAACCCGATGGCGGTTCTCCGCTTGCAGGCAATAAAGAATTTGTTCATGTAAAATGTCCGAAGTGTAACAGTAATGCTAAACGTGATGTTGATACAATGGATACTTTTGTTGATTCGTCATGGTATTACCTGCGTTATCTAAATCCAAAATATGATAAAGGAATGTTTGATCCCGATCTTGCAAAAACATGGACACCAGTTGATACTTATGTTGGCGGGGCAGAACATGCAGTAATGCACTTACTCTATGCGCGGTTCATTCACAAATTTTTGCGCGATATCGGATTGGTAAACAGCGATGAGCCGTTCCAAAAACTTATTCATCAAGGAACGATTACAAATCAAGGCGCAAAGATGTCGAAGTCGAAGGACAATGTTGTTGATCCGAATGCATTACTGAATCAATACGGCTCCGATGTGTTCAGAATGTATTTGATGTTTATGGGTCCGTACGAACTTGGCGGTGATTGGAGCGATAAAGGAATTGTTGGTGTTGATCGTTTTGTACAGAGAACTTATACAATGTTTGAAGCACACAAAAATCTAGCAAAAGAAAATCCCGCAAAAGAGAAATATGATTTAAATGAATTGAACGACAACGAAAAAAATATTTACCGCAAGACAAATCAAACTTTGGAGAAAGTAGGAATCGAGATAGAGCATTTCCGTTTTAACACTGCTGTTGCATCATTAATGGAATTGCTCAACGGACTTAAAAATTTGAGCGAATGCACAAAAGATCTTCAAACTTATACTCTGGAAAGATTTGCAATAATGGTTTCTGCATTAGCTCCTCATCTTGGAGAAGAATGCTGGCAATTGTTGGGAAAAGAAAAATCCGTTTTTGAAAATCCAGTTTGGTTTGATGTTGATAAGAATGCATTGAGCGTAGATATTATTACTATTATAGTTCAGATAAACGGAAAAGTAAGATCGAAAATTGATTTAGCAGTTAATACATCCGAAGCCGATGTTAAGAAAGCTGTCTTTGCCGATGAAAAAGTAAAATCATACACGGACGGTAAAGAAATCGTAAAAGAAATTTATGTTCCAAATAAAATTTATAATATTGTTGTAAAATGA
- a CDS encoding S9 family peptidase → MKRFFLILLLSISALTISAQKRAMTIEDMWNMKRITSFDLSPDGKSIVFAATSYDMDKNKGNSDVWMISSEGKYLHAIKNSEVGESAPKFTTNGNKIAYEFKNNIWLCDLDGSNNVQLTDLYTGASGLVWSKDGKFALFVSSVYPDCTTQLCNEKKDKEAEESKVKAKIFTELMYRHWNEWRGDKRSHLFLLNVSTKEYVDLTLNSKFDVPPIALGGDVDYAISQDGNEVAFTMNADKVLATSTNNDIFITNEKSPGSYKKISVSGGNDNGPVYSPDGKFIAFHSMARAGFEADKQALVLYNRVTGELKNVTEKLDISIGQILFSPDGKFIYYDSDREAFHSIYKYNLETGENTLLIKDGTNSSMKLSPDGNTVYFLRHRTTLPTEIFSMDTNGNNLKQITNINSDLVSNIEFGEFDTFWSTGANKAKVQSIIVKPPFFNPNNKYPLMFLIHGGPQGNWADDFHYRWNLQMFAAKGYVVVAPNPRGSTGYGQKFTDEISGDWGGKVYTDLMNAYDYALKNFKFIDAKNTFASGASYGGYMINWIEGHTTRFNALFCHDGVFNLESMWGTTEELWFPEWEMKGTPYSNRALHQKWSPHQFANNFKTPMLIVHGALDYRVPEGQAFELFTTLQRKGVPSKFLYFPDEFHFVTKPQNAQLWWRTVFEWFDQYKK, encoded by the coding sequence ATGAAACGATTTTTTCTCATTCTATTATTATCAATATCAGCTTTAACGATCAGCGCACAGAAACGTGCTATGACAATTGAAGACATGTGGAATATGAAACGTATCACCAGTTTTGATCTTTCACCCGATGGAAAAAGTATTGTCTTTGCAGCAACCTCTTATGATATGGATAAGAATAAAGGGAATAGTGATGTATGGATGATAAGCAGTGAAGGAAAATATTTGCACGCTATCAAAAACTCAGAGGTCGGAGAGAGTGCGCCAAAATTTACCACCAATGGAAATAAGATCGCTTACGAATTTAAGAATAATATCTGGCTCTGTGATCTCGATGGATCAAACAATGTTCAATTAACAGATCTTTACACAGGTGCTTCCGGATTAGTTTGGTCTAAAGACGGAAAGTTTGCCTTATTTGTTTCAAGCGTTTATCCAGATTGCACAACTCAACTCTGCAACGAAAAGAAAGATAAAGAAGCAGAAGAAAGTAAAGTAAAGGCAAAAATATTTACCGAATTAATGTACCGTCATTGGAACGAATGGCGCGGGGATAAACGCAGCCACCTATTTCTTCTAAACGTTTCAACGAAAGAATATGTTGATCTAACATTAAACAGTAAGTTTGATGTACCTCCAATTGCACTCGGCGGAGATGTTGATTACGCAATCTCTCAGGACGGCAACGAAGTTGCTTTCACTATGAATGCTGACAAAGTTTTAGCTACGAGCACCAACAATGACATATTTATTACCAATGAGAAGTCCCCCGGATCCTACAAGAAAATTTCTGTTAGCGGTGGAAATGATAATGGTCCTGTTTATTCTCCTGATGGAAAATTTATTGCGTTTCATTCAATGGCCCGTGCGGGATTTGAAGCAGACAAACAAGCTTTAGTTCTTTACAACCGTGTAACAGGCGAACTAAAAAATGTAACCGAAAAACTCGATATCTCAATCGGACAGATTTTGTTTTCTCCAGATGGAAAATTTATTTATTACGATTCTGACCGCGAAGCGTTTCACTCAATTTATAAATACAATCTTGAAACCGGTGAAAACACTTTGCTTATTAAAGACGGAACGAACAGTTCAATGAAACTTTCTCCGGATGGAAATACGGTTTACTTTTTACGGCACAGAACAACTTTACCAACAGAAATTTTTTCAATGGATACAAACGGTAATAATCTAAAACAGATCACGAACATCAACAGCGATTTAGTTTCTAATATCGAGTTCGGCGAGTTTGATACATTTTGGAGTACCGGCGCAAACAAGGCGAAGGTTCAATCAATTATTGTAAAACCACCGTTTTTTAATCCGAATAACAAATACCCTCTAATGTTTTTAATTCACGGCGGACCCCAAGGAAACTGGGCGGATGATTTTCATTACAGATGGAATTTGCAAATGTTTGCTGCAAAAGGTTACGTTGTTGTTGCACCAAACCCGCGAGGTAGTACTGGCTACGGACAAAAATTTACGGATGAAATCTCCGGCGATTGGGGAGGAAAAGTTTATACCGATTTGATGAATGCTTACGATTATGCATTAAAGAATTTCAAATTCATTGATGCAAAAAATACTTTTGCTTCAGGTGCTTCTTACGGCGGATATATGATCAACTGGATCGAAGGACACACAACAAGATTTAACGCACTCTTTTGCCATGATGGTGTTTTCAATCTTGAAAGTATGTGGGGTACAACTGAAGAGCTTTGGTTCCCGGAATGGGAGATGAAAGGAACTCCTTACTCAAACCGAGCATTACATCAAAAGTGGTCGCCTCATCAATTTGCAAATAATTTTAAAACACCGATGCTAATTGTGCACGGCGCTCTTGATTATAGAGTTCCTGAAGGACAAGCATTCGAACTTTTCACAACACTTCAACGCAAAGGAGTACCGAGCAAGTTCTTGTATTTCCCGGATGAATTTCACTTTGTAACAAAACCGCAAAATGCCCAACTCTGGTGGAGAACTGTTTTTGAGTGGTTCGACCAATACAAAAAATAA
- a CDS encoding YkvA family protein has translation MDYDEREYLNSTAIDENSFDTEEKVKRGNDYVEDRLWEKVERVGNKIRFANEVKALYRYMVDKHVPWYRKSIVIAALIYFISPIDAIPDVVPLVGYLDDLGVITAVVKFMGHELVPYYD, from the coding sequence ATGGATTACGATGAAAGAGAATATCTGAACTCAACAGCAATTGATGAAAACAGTTTTGATACTGAAGAAAAAGTTAAGCGCGGCAATGATTATGTTGAAGATCGTCTCTGGGAAAAAGTCGAACGTGTAGGAAATAAAATTCGATTTGCAAATGAGGTAAAAGCATTATACCGATACATGGTTGATAAACATGTGCCTTGGTATCGTAAATCAATTGTTATTGCAGCATTGATTTATTTTATAAGTCCGATAGATGCAATACCGGACGTAGTGCCGCTGGTTGGTTATCTCGATGATCTTGGAGTGATTACAGCCGTAGTCAAGTTCATGGGTCATGAGCTTGTTCCCTATTATGATTAA
- a CDS encoding class I SAM-dependent methyltransferase — protein sequence MVEGYGKQDGVEYLDIMNMNLKYNSFDYVLCNHVLEHAPDDKIAMKEIYRVLKKDGTAIITIPINEKFETTYEDSNITSPQEREKHFGQWDHVRWYGVDVKRTLENIGFKVEMIRYAEKFSAEENRKFGLFNDFIISSIKN from the coding sequence ATGGTAGAAGGTTACGGCAAACAAGACGGAGTTGAATATTTAGATATTATGAATATGAATTTAAAATATAACTCCTTCGATTATGTCCTGTGTAATCATGTTCTTGAACATGCACCGGATGATAAAATAGCGATGAAGGAAATTTACCGTGTACTAAAAAAAGATGGAACGGCAATAATTACAATTCCAATCAATGAAAAGTTTGAAACGACCTACGAAGATTCGAATATTACTTCACCCCAAGAAAGAGAAAAACATTTTGGCCAGTGGGACCACGTTAGATGGTATGGAGTGGATGTTAAGAGAACTTTGGAAAACATTGGATTCAAAGTCGAAATGATCCGCTATGCCGAAAAATTTTCCGCAGAAGAAAATAGAAAATTCGGTTTGTTTAATGATTTTATTATATCATCAATAAAAAACTAA
- a CDS encoding NUDIX hydrolase, whose translation MNFSVKKSEILFHGKVFDVKVDEIEYNGTGNKSFRQVAVHPGGAVVLPLKSDGKFVLISQYRYPHNEILLELPAGKLEKDEDPFICATRELTEETGYTSNKITKLGKIYTTPGFCDEVLHIYLAEDLTPGNHAREEGEEGMEVVELTLDEIENKISNGKIVDAKTICGIHFLKRNS comes from the coding sequence ATGAATTTTTCTGTAAAGAAATCCGAAATACTTTTCCATGGGAAAGTTTTTGATGTGAAAGTTGACGAAATAGAATATAATGGAACAGGCAACAAATCTTTCAGACAAGTTGCAGTGCATCCGGGCGGTGCAGTTGTATTGCCGTTAAAAAGTGATGGTAAGTTTGTTTTGATTTCTCAATACCGTTATCCGCATAACGAAATACTTTTAGAACTCCCAGCCGGTAAACTTGAAAAAGATGAAGATCCATTTATATGTGCCACCCGAGAACTTACCGAAGAAACCGGTTATACTTCGAACAAGATTACAAAACTTGGAAAGATTTATACTACTCCGGGTTTCTGCGATGAAGTTTTACATATCTATCTTGCCGAAGATTTAACACCAGGGAATCATGCGCGGGAGGAAGGTGAAGAAGGAATGGAAGTGGTTGAACTTACTCTTGATGAAATCGAAAATAAAATCAGTAATGGAAAAATTGTTGATGCAAAAACAATTTGTGGAATTCATTTCCTTAAAAGAAACTCTTGA
- a CDS encoding DUF4932 domain-containing protein codes for MNRLLISSIFIIFFFFLSCSKDNIVDSNPIDQEEDYALPNPPGLNLKVDPRMELLAVVQHFTTWASQRHTKFDIGYKHDIDNYFSNFSNHPAIQKSQALTNSNFTYDAPVAFVLYHSNPPEFTQITPYSDYLITRAGGESVLKDFADKLRAFAKDTDFMKFYNSKQKFYNHIQNDMIKTIGDTNYTKLLEDYYGEKKHSYNILPAPLFHTGGYGPQVENAEGLDVYNVAGPMAYANGSLSFGNKDYLLYILLHEFSHSFVNPVTTKYSAQINNSKALYEPIKTQMQAQAYSQWETCVNEHLVRTVVARLALKLRGEIYKNMVISQEMSSGFIYIQKLDTLMVEYENDRVKYPNFESFYPRIINLFNSLL; via the coding sequence ATGAATCGGTTACTTATTTCTTCCATATTTATAATTTTCTTTTTTTTCCTTAGTTGTTCTAAAGATAATATTGTTGATTCAAATCCGATTGATCAAGAAGAAGATTATGCATTACCAAATCCGCCAGGTCTCAATCTAAAAGTTGATCCAAGGATGGAACTGCTTGCGGTAGTTCAACATTTTACCACATGGGCTAGCCAGAGACACACAAAATTTGATATTGGTTACAAGCATGATATTGATAATTACTTCTCGAATTTTTCCAATCACCCTGCTATACAAAAATCGCAAGCATTGACTAACAGCAATTTTACATATGATGCACCAGTAGCATTTGTACTTTACCATAGCAATCCGCCGGAGTTTACTCAAATCACACCTTATTCAGATTATCTTATAACACGCGCTGGCGGCGAATCTGTTCTAAAAGATTTTGCAGATAAACTTAGAGCTTTTGCAAAAGATACTGATTTTATGAAGTTCTACAACAGCAAACAAAAATTCTATAATCATATTCAAAATGATATGATTAAAACAATTGGAGATACAAACTATACAAAGCTGCTGGAAGATTATTATGGCGAAAAAAAACACAGCTATAATATTTTGCCTGCACCACTTTTCCACACTGGTGGTTATGGACCTCAAGTCGAGAATGCAGAAGGATTGGATGTTTATAATGTTGCCGGGCCAATGGCTTACGCAAATGGTTCCCTCTCATTTGGCAACAAAGATTATCTTCTCTATATATTATTGCACGAGTTCAGTCATTCGTTTGTCAATCCAGTTACGACAAAATATTCTGCTCAGATTAATAATTCGAAGGCACTGTACGAACCAATCAAAACCCAGATGCAAGCGCAAGCATACTCTCAATGGGAAACTTGTGTGAATGAACATTTAGTTAGAACTGTTGTTGCAAGGTTAGCTTTGAAGCTGAGAGGGGAAATTTATAAAAACATGGTAATCAGCCAGGAGATGAGTTCGGGTTTTATATATATCCAAAAACTTGACACCTTAATGGTTGAATATGAAAACGATCGCGTTAAATATCCTAACTTTGAAAGTTTTTATCCCAGAATAATCAATCTTTTTAATTCTCTGCTCTGA
- the murI gene encoding glutamate racemase, whose amino-acid sequence MNKTNPIGFFDSGIGGLTVVRSVTRLMPNENIVYFGDTARVPYGSKSNDTVVEYSLQAANFLLRKNIKLLVVACNTASSVALKELRKFLTIPVIGMIEPGAKMALQESMNGVVGVIGTRATINNKAYAHELKKLNPKVKVYEKACPLFVPLAEEGWLDHKVTELVAKEYLGEFHKKKIDSLILGCTHYPILQDVIQKVVGENVKLIDSGTPAARLVEDYLNGRQLRNQSVNHGQSEFYVSDVPIKFREVAERFLGKKITHLHKVELDELTNE is encoded by the coding sequence ATGAATAAAACAAATCCGATTGGTTTTTTCGACTCAGGTATTGGCGGATTAACTGTTGTTAGATCGGTTACACGATTAATGCCGAACGAAAACATTGTTTACTTTGGTGATACTGCACGCGTTCCGTATGGGTCAAAATCTAACGATACTGTTGTTGAATATTCTCTTCAAGCGGCAAATTTTTTATTAAGGAAAAATATTAAACTGCTTGTTGTTGCTTGCAATACTGCATCTTCTGTTGCGCTTAAAGAATTAAGAAAATTTTTAACGATCCCGGTCATTGGGATGATTGAACCCGGTGCAAAAATGGCGCTTCAAGAATCCATGAATGGGGTAGTAGGAGTAATTGGAACACGTGCGACAATCAATAATAAAGCTTATGCGCATGAGCTGAAGAAATTAAATCCAAAAGTAAAAGTTTATGAGAAAGCTTGTCCTTTGTTTGTTCCTCTTGCAGAAGAAGGCTGGCTTGATCACAAAGTAACCGAGCTTGTTGCTAAGGAATATTTAGGAGAGTTTCACAAAAAGAAAATAGATAGTTTAATTCTTGGCTGTACTCATTATCCGATACTTCAAGATGTAATTCAAAAAGTTGTTGGAGAAAATGTTAAGCTGATTGATTCCGGAACTCCTGCGGCAAGATTGGTTGAAGATTATTTGAATGGAAGACAACTGCGGAACCAGTCAGTGAATCACGGACAAAGTGAATTTTATGTTAGTGATGTACCGATAAAATTCAGAGAAGTAGCGGAAAGATTTCTTGGTAAGAAAATAACTCACTTACATAAAGTTGAGTTGGATGAACTTACTAACGAATAA